In Xyrauchen texanus isolate HMW12.3.18 chromosome 13, RBS_HiC_50CHRs, whole genome shotgun sequence, a single genomic region encodes these proteins:
- the sxph gene encoding saxiphilin-like isoform X1: MKKVLVILTLLLCSITSWGKKMRWCTVSEPEQRKCAELAKALVAVLPPAAVTAFARLSCVKAYSTADCINKIRDNKADLVTLDAGEVYSAVKQFGLTAVAKEIYRDGGCVLAVAVVRNDSSLDMRSLQGSKSCHSGARWTAGWSLPLGHLLSRNLLPWAEDEPLSQAVSAFFNASCVPGASAMATSLCSLCQGQRSYIRQKNFHCETSHSEPFYHNQGALRCLQSGAGDVAFVDHTALDSIESQKDEFRLLCTDGSHAPLGSFRKCNLGRGPGGGVVTRMNNRKIARKFMVAAQMVFGWRGRERQRFQLFESATYGGIDLLFKDVTEKLSVLMDDMDISQVLGLDYVALLKGLGHEGSSLEDSVVRWCCISHAEQKKCEQWALSIKSDPLVCVKASSMSDCIEKIKRDEVDAVSLDATHAFIGGKCGLVPVVTEYYGEKCELPKGDRGHIESDELPSVYGVAVVRQISRSLYFGNLGGRRSCHGHMYSPAGWVLPARHSLSTEHNSSTSCEPNKVYSEVFWKGCLPGGQGNLCKVCMGGTEEAATKRCADNHNELYYGNMGALRCLVGDNSGKSFGDVAFMEHHNLESNIKRLNTSGWAEGWSTWDFELLCGDGSRAPLTEWRTCNLGAIPPNIVMTRPVLTARIYDLLVKSQETIAARPDSGFHLFESQQYGESDLLFKDATKCLVQTSHMDYRTILGEQFYSQAESIFNCTHSNILQFCNQDVCSIF, translated from the exons ATGAAGAAAGTgcttgttattttaactttacTGCTGTGTTCCATCACCAGCTGGG GTAAGAAGATGCGCTGGTGTACTGTATCAGAGCCAGAGCAGAGGAAGTGTGCTGAGCTTGCCAAAGCATTGGTCGCAGTCCTTCCACCTGCAGCCGTCACAGCCTTTGCGCGTCTCTCCTGCGTGAAAGCTTATAGCACTGCTGACTGCATTAATAAGATTCGG GATAATAAAGCTGACCTTGTGACACTGGATGCTGGAGAAGTGTACTCCGCTGTAAAACAGTTTGGTCTCACAGCTGTTGCAAAGGAAATCTACAGGGATG GTGGCTGTGTTCTTGCAGTTGCTGTGGTGAGGAATGATAGTTCATTAGACATGCGCTCTTTGCAGGGCAGTAAGAGCTGTCACAGTGGTGCTCGATGGACTGCAGGTTGGAGTCTCCCATTAGGACATCTCCTCTCTCGAAACCTCCTGCCCTGGGCTGAAGATGAGCCCCTCAGTCAAG CGGTTAGTGCTTTCTTCAATGCCAGCTGTGTGCCTGGAGCATCTGCAATGGCAACCAGCCTCTGTTCCTTGTGCCAGGGTCAAAGGTCATATATTCGTCAGAAGAATTTCCATTGTGAGACCTCTCATAGTGAACCATTCTACCACAACCAAGGGGCACTCAG ATGTCTACAGTCGGGGGCAGGAGATGTTGCCTTTGTTGATCACACAGCTCTGGACAGCATAG AAAGTCAGAAAGATGAGTTCAGACTGTTGTGTACAGATGGTTCTCATGCCCCCCTTGGCAGTTTCAGAAAGTGTAATCTTGGCAGAGGCCCTGGAGGAGGCGTGGTCACACGAATGAACAACCGCAAAATTGCTCGCAAGTTCATGGTAGCTGCCCAG aTGGTATTTGGTTGGAGGGGAAGAGAACGTCAGCGCTTCCAGCTCTTTGAATCGGCGACCTATGGTGGGATTGACCTTCTCTTTAAAGATGTGACAGAGAAGTTGTCCGTTCTGATGGATGACATGGACATAAGCCAGGTTCTGGGACTGGACTATgtggccttgctcaagggccttgGACATGAAG GTAGCTCGCTGGAGGACAGCGTGGTGAGGTGGTGCTGTATAAGTCATGCTGAACAGAAGAAATGTGAGCAGTGGGCTCTTAGTATAAAGTCGGATCCTCTTGTGTGTGTGAAAGCCTCCTCCATGAGTGACTGCATTGAGAAGATCAAG AGAGATGAGGTGGATGCTGTGTCCCTGGATGCCACTCATGCTTTCATAGGTGGGAAATGTGGCCTTGTTCCTGTTGTGACTGAATATTATG GAGAGAAATGTGAGCTTCCTAAAGGAGACAGAGGCCATATTGAAAGTGATG AATTGCCATCAGTGTATGGTGTGGCGGTTGTACGTCAGATAAGTCGAAGTTTGTATTTTGGAAACCTGGGAGGCAGACGATCCTGCCATGGTCACATGTACAGCCCTGCTGGCTGGGTTTTGCCTGCAAGACACTCACTGAGCACAGAGCACAACAGCAGCACCTCCTGTGAGCCGAATAAAG TGTACTCTGAGGTGTTTTGGAAAGGTTGTTTGCCAGGAGGTCAAGGCAATTTATGCAAGGTGTGTATGGGTGGGACTGAGGAAGCTGCCACCAAACGGTGTGCCGACAACCATAATGAGCTTTACTATGGCAATATGGGTGCATTAAG GTGCTTGGTTGGAGACAACAGTGGGAAAAGCTTTGGAGATGTGGCCTTTATGGAACACCACAATCTGGAGAGCAACATTAAAC GTCTAAACACCAGTGGCTGGGCAGAGGGTTGGTCCACCTGGGACTTTGAGTTGCTTTGTGGTGATGGCAGTCGGGCTCCTCTGACTGAATGGAGAACCTGTAACTTGGGGGCAATCCCTCCAAATATTGTTATGACGCGTCCTGTTCTTACGGCTCGCATTTATGACCTCCTCGTGAAGTCACAG GAGACCATAGCCGCTCGTCCTGATTCTGGGTTCCACCTGTTCGAGTCTCAGCAGTATGGAGAGAGTGACCTGCTCTTTAAAGATGCTACTAAGTGCCTTGTTCAGACCAGCCACATGGACTACCGCACCATACTGGGAGAACAGTTCTACTCACAGGCAGAGAGTATCTTTAACTGCACACACTCCA atatCTTGCAGTTCTGCAATCAAGATGTGTGCAGCATATTCTAA
- the sxph gene encoding saxiphilin-like isoform X2: protein MKKVLVILTLLLCSITSWGKKMRWCTVSEPEQRKCAELAKALVAVLPPAAVTAFARLSCVKAYSTADCINKIRDNKADLVTLDAGEVYSAVKQFGLTAVAKEIYRDGGCVLAVAVVRNDSSLDMRSLQGSKSCHSGARWTAGWSLPLGHLLSRNLLPWAEDEPLSQAVSAFFNASCVPGASAMATSLCSLCQGQRSYIRQKNFHCETSHSEPFYHNQGALRCLQSGAGDVAFVDHTALDSIGESQKDEFRLLCTDGSHAPLGSFRKCNLGRGPGGGVVTRMNNRKIARKFMVAAQMVFGWRGRERQRFQLFESATYGGIDLLFKDVTEKLSVLMDDMDISQVLGLDYVALLKGLGHEGSSLEDSVVRWCCISHAEQKKCEQWALSIKSDPLVCVKASSMSDCIEKIKRDEVDAVSLDATHAFIGGKCGLVPVVTEYYGEKCELPKGDRGHIESDELPSVYGVAVVRQISRSLYFGNLGGRRSCHGHMYSPAGWVLPARHSLSTEHNSSTSCEPNKVYSEVFWKGCLPGGQGNLCKVCMGGTEEAATKRCADNHNELYYGNMGALRCLVGDNSGKSFGDVAFMEHHNLESNIKRLNTSGWAEGWSTWDFELLCGDGSRAPLTEWRTCNLGAIPPNIVMTRPVLTARIYDLLVKSQETIAARPDSGFHLFESQQYGESDLLFKDATKCLVQTSHMDYRTILGEQFYSQAESIFNCTHSNILQFCNQDVCSIF, encoded by the exons ATGAAGAAAGTgcttgttattttaactttacTGCTGTGTTCCATCACCAGCTGGG GTAAGAAGATGCGCTGGTGTACTGTATCAGAGCCAGAGCAGAGGAAGTGTGCTGAGCTTGCCAAAGCATTGGTCGCAGTCCTTCCACCTGCAGCCGTCACAGCCTTTGCGCGTCTCTCCTGCGTGAAAGCTTATAGCACTGCTGACTGCATTAATAAGATTCGG GATAATAAAGCTGACCTTGTGACACTGGATGCTGGAGAAGTGTACTCCGCTGTAAAACAGTTTGGTCTCACAGCTGTTGCAAAGGAAATCTACAGGGATG GTGGCTGTGTTCTTGCAGTTGCTGTGGTGAGGAATGATAGTTCATTAGACATGCGCTCTTTGCAGGGCAGTAAGAGCTGTCACAGTGGTGCTCGATGGACTGCAGGTTGGAGTCTCCCATTAGGACATCTCCTCTCTCGAAACCTCCTGCCCTGGGCTGAAGATGAGCCCCTCAGTCAAG CGGTTAGTGCTTTCTTCAATGCCAGCTGTGTGCCTGGAGCATCTGCAATGGCAACCAGCCTCTGTTCCTTGTGCCAGGGTCAAAGGTCATATATTCGTCAGAAGAATTTCCATTGTGAGACCTCTCATAGTGAACCATTCTACCACAACCAAGGGGCACTCAG ATGTCTACAGTCGGGGGCAGGAGATGTTGCCTTTGTTGATCACACAGCTCTGGACAGCATAGGTG AAAGTCAGAAAGATGAGTTCAGACTGTTGTGTACAGATGGTTCTCATGCCCCCCTTGGCAGTTTCAGAAAGTGTAATCTTGGCAGAGGCCCTGGAGGAGGCGTGGTCACACGAATGAACAACCGCAAAATTGCTCGCAAGTTCATGGTAGCTGCCCAG aTGGTATTTGGTTGGAGGGGAAGAGAACGTCAGCGCTTCCAGCTCTTTGAATCGGCGACCTATGGTGGGATTGACCTTCTCTTTAAAGATGTGACAGAGAAGTTGTCCGTTCTGATGGATGACATGGACATAAGCCAGGTTCTGGGACTGGACTATgtggccttgctcaagggccttgGACATGAAG GTAGCTCGCTGGAGGACAGCGTGGTGAGGTGGTGCTGTATAAGTCATGCTGAACAGAAGAAATGTGAGCAGTGGGCTCTTAGTATAAAGTCGGATCCTCTTGTGTGTGTGAAAGCCTCCTCCATGAGTGACTGCATTGAGAAGATCAAG AGAGATGAGGTGGATGCTGTGTCCCTGGATGCCACTCATGCTTTCATAGGTGGGAAATGTGGCCTTGTTCCTGTTGTGACTGAATATTATG GAGAGAAATGTGAGCTTCCTAAAGGAGACAGAGGCCATATTGAAAGTGATG AATTGCCATCAGTGTATGGTGTGGCGGTTGTACGTCAGATAAGTCGAAGTTTGTATTTTGGAAACCTGGGAGGCAGACGATCCTGCCATGGTCACATGTACAGCCCTGCTGGCTGGGTTTTGCCTGCAAGACACTCACTGAGCACAGAGCACAACAGCAGCACCTCCTGTGAGCCGAATAAAG TGTACTCTGAGGTGTTTTGGAAAGGTTGTTTGCCAGGAGGTCAAGGCAATTTATGCAAGGTGTGTATGGGTGGGACTGAGGAAGCTGCCACCAAACGGTGTGCCGACAACCATAATGAGCTTTACTATGGCAATATGGGTGCATTAAG GTGCTTGGTTGGAGACAACAGTGGGAAAAGCTTTGGAGATGTGGCCTTTATGGAACACCACAATCTGGAGAGCAACATTAAAC GTCTAAACACCAGTGGCTGGGCAGAGGGTTGGTCCACCTGGGACTTTGAGTTGCTTTGTGGTGATGGCAGTCGGGCTCCTCTGACTGAATGGAGAACCTGTAACTTGGGGGCAATCCCTCCAAATATTGTTATGACGCGTCCTGTTCTTACGGCTCGCATTTATGACCTCCTCGTGAAGTCACAG GAGACCATAGCCGCTCGTCCTGATTCTGGGTTCCACCTGTTCGAGTCTCAGCAGTATGGAGAGAGTGACCTGCTCTTTAAAGATGCTACTAAGTGCCTTGTTCAGACCAGCCACATGGACTACCGCACCATACTGGGAGAACAGTTCTACTCACAGGCAGAGAGTATCTTTAACTGCACACACTCCA atatCTTGCAGTTCTGCAATCAAGATGTGTGCAGCATATTCTAA